From the Neobacillus sp. PS3-34 genome, the window CTCCATCGCTCCATCCGCCACGTAGTTTGCGTCATTCCATGTCAGCCCTACAGAAGCGATACCAAGGCGCAACAGTGTCTTTAGCTTAATCGCGTCCCTTCCAATTGCATCGCAGCCTTCAAGTGTGAGGATGGCACCAATCTCATTTTCCTTTAGCAATCCAAGCTGTTCTTTCCTGGTAATAAATTTCAGCTCAGGGTTGGGCTTTAAAATATTTTCAAAAAATAAATCAGCCATGTATAGTGCAGCGTGAAAGGCAACGTCAGGGTGTACTGACGGAGAAACAAAAATCGCAAAGCATTGTACCGCAATACCCGCTTCTTTCATTTCCAGGAGGTTGACGTGCAGTTGCTTCGACTGCTTAAAATTGATGCGGTTATCTTTAAAGAGCTTATAAAGAACATCACAATGTGCGTCGAATATTTTCATGCCTTCACTTCCCTTTCCATCTACAATTTATGAATGTAAATTCTATCTTAATAAAAAGAACCTGCTTGATAAATTACCAAGCAGGAATGAGATTCGTTATTAGTGCTGTATGTTTTGTAAAAAGCACTAAGCCTTTTATGTGGACGCTACCTTGGCTCGATAATAAGCTTAATCGCTGTGCGTTCTTCACCGTCAATTAAAATATCGGTAAATGCCGGGATGCAAATTAAATCAACTCCGCTGGGTGCCACAAATCCTCGAGCAATTGCAACTGCCTTTACAGCTTGATTCAATGCACCTGCACCTATAGCCTGAATTTCTGCGTTTCCTTTTTCACGCAGAACTCCCGCAAGCGCACCAGCTACAGAATTAGGATTAGATTTTGCTGAAACTTTTAATATATCCATTCCTGGCTCCTCCTTGTATAATCCCGATCCAGCATGAGCAGTTTCATGAACAAATCAGGTATATATGATTCCACTGCTACTATATTCAAAGATTAAATGACATATTCCAGCTTGGACAAAAAAAGGAAGGAAATCCAATTAGAGTTAATGAAAAACTGCTTTAAAAAACAAACGGCTTCCAAATAGGAGGCCAGGCTTTTATGAGTAGAATGGGTGGTCATCATTGATTAAAATTCGCTCGATTTTTTTCGCCAGACCGGTTTTACGGTCAAGCTCGATATAAACAGCACTCAGTTGTGTACGGCCTTCCGTGGGAACCTCAAAACGAACCGGCATGCTTGTCAGGAACCTCTTCATAACCGCATCCCTTTCGACACCTAAAATACCGTCATAGGGCCTGTCATGCCCACATCTGATAAATAACCGGTACCGCCGGGCAATATCCTATTATCTGACGTTTGAACGTGAGTATGGGTTCCTACAACTGCAGAAACCTTTCCGTCGAGATACCAGCCCATGGCCTGCTTCTCACTAGTCACTTCGGCATGGAAATCAACGAAAATAAAAGGAGTCCTTTTACGTGCCTCTTCTACCAGTTCATCTGCCTTTTTAAACGGACAGTCCAATGGTGCCATGAATGTTCTTCCCTGAAGGTTTATCACTGCAACCTCGAGGTCATTTATTTTCACAAAAACAAGGCCTTTTCCAGCTGTTCCCTCAGGGAAATTAGCAGGACGGACCAAATATTTTGCCTTCTCTATAAATTCGAAGATTTCCCGATTGTCCCAAGCATGGTTCCCCAAGGTTACAGCCTGTGCACCGGATTCTAAAAACTGGCGATATATTTTTTCTGTAATGCCTTTGCCTCCGGCGGCATTCTCGCCGTTTATAATCGTTATTTGAGGACGGTACTTCTCTTTTAGCTTTGGCAAGTACTCCTGGACCATATCACGGCCCGGTGAACCAACCACATCGCCGATAAACAATAAATTCATTCGAAAGCCCCTTTATTACTTTATGTTCTTATTCTAACACATGCCGTTCTCTTTTACCCTGTTTGCCATTCTTATGCAAGCAGTGTACTCCTCATTAGAAAAAAAATAAAGCGGTGCATAGTGCACCGCTTTATTTTGCATATTCTACGGCCTGTTTCCCGGATAACCGTAACTTTAATGTGTCCTGGGTAATCAAGCTCTTCTTCAATTCGCTTTCGAATATCTCTGGCCAGCCTGTGGGCGGCAAGATCGTCAATTGCTTCTGGTCTTACCATGATTCTTACTTCACGGCCTGCCTGGATGGCAAAGGACTTTTCAACGCCTTCATAAGACTCTGAAATTTCTTCCAGCTTTTCAAGACGACGAATATAATTTTCAAGCGTTTCACTGCGAGCTCCTGGCCTTGCAGCAGATAATGCATCAGCTGCGGCTACAAGCACTGCAATGACGGAAGTAGGCTCTGTATCTCCATGGTGGGAAGCGATACTGTTGATGACAACAGGATGCTCCTTATATTTGGTAGCCAGTTCTACTCCAATTTCAACGTGGCTTCCTTCCACTTCGTGGTCGATTGCCTTACCGATGTCATGAAGCAAACCTGCGCGTCGTGCCAGTGTTTCATCCTCACCAAGTTCTGCGGCAAGCAATCCAGAAAGCTGAGCAACCTCCATTGAGTGCTTCAGGACGTTCTGGCCATAACTTGTACGGTACTTTAAGCGGCGAAGAATTTTGATAAGGTCAGGATGCAGCCCGTGAACACCAACTTCAAATGTCGTTTGTTCACCGATTTCCCTGATGTGTTCATCCACTTCACGGCGGGCTTTTTCAACCATTTCCTCAATTCTGGCTGGATGAATACGTCCATCCTGGACAAGCTTTTCCAATGCTAACCTTGCGGTTTCGCGGCGGATAGGATCAAATCCGGACAGAATGACAGCTTCAGGAGTGTCGTCAATGATCAAGTCAATTCCTGTAAGCGTTTCTAGCGTTCTAATGTTGCGTCCTTCACGGCCTATGATGCGGCCGTTTCATTTCATCATTAGGAAGGTTGACTACAGAAACGGTTGTTTCTGCAACATGGTCAGCAGCGCAACGCTGGATTGCAAGAGAAAGAATTTCCTTTGCTTTCTTGTCGGCTTCCTCTTTCGTGCGGTTTTCGCTTTCTTTAATCATAATAGCCAGGTCATGAGCCAATTCCTTCTCAGTACGGTCTAGAATGATTGATTTCGCTTCCTCACGAGTCAAGCTTGAGATCCGTTCGAGTTCAGTTTGTTGTGCTCGTACCATCTCGTCCACTTTGCTTTCCATCTCTTCAATATGCTGTTGTCTTTGGTTCAGAGAATCATCCTTCTTCTCTAAAAGAATTTCACGCTTATTTAACGATTCATCCTTCCGGTCTAAATTCTCTTCTCTTTGAAGTAAACGGTTTTCTTGTTTTTGGAGTTCATTTCTTCGTTCACGAACCTCACGTTCAGCTTCAGTACGAAGCTTGTGAATTTCATCCTTTGCTTCTAACAGGGACTCTTTCTTTAAGGCATCAGCATCTCGCTTCGCATCTTCAAGAATTTGCTCTGCAGCATTTTTTGCCCCAGTTATCTTTGCTTCAGCAAATGATTTACGCATAAAATATCCAACAACTGCACCGACGAATAGGCCAAGCAAAATGGAGATGATTGTAATGGGTTCCATCGTTACACCTCCTCTTGCTATGAACTTTTGTTACGTTTTTTTAAGTGTCGTCTTGTATATCGTGTAATTTCAACATACAGCAAGCACCATGATTTTTAAACGGTGTAATATTACCAAAAATGTAAAATATACATGTTTATTGTAATTGTGTGTATAACCATTGTCAAGGGTTAGTCCTTACTGCTTTTTGAAATATTTAGAATTCATTCAAAAAGGATGTTAGCTGACATCCTTTTTGAATGCCTCGCTATACAAAAAAATGAATACTAATTGCACAAAGAAGAGCAAAGCCATGAATCAGGCTTTGCTCCTGGATATTAGTCGATCAATTCGAACTGGTCCGGATCTTCAGCTTCCTCTGTAACAACTTTTTCCCCATCCAACCCATAGTGCTCACGGATTTTCTTGGCAATTTCCAAGCGAATCTCAGGGTTTTCTTTCAGGAACACTTTTGCATTTTCACGGCCTTGTCCAAGACGCTCTTCATTGTATGAATACCAAGAACCGCTCTTTTGAACGATATCCAAATCGGATCCAAGGTCAATGGTTTCGCCCTCTTTGGAAATACCTTCACCATACATAATGTCCACTTCTGCCGTACGGAACGGAGGAGCAACCTTATTTTTCACAATTTTAATTTTTGTCTTATTCCCCACGATATCATTGCCTTGCTTCAATGCTTCAGCACGGCGCACTTCAAGACGTACAGTAGAATAGAATTTTAATGCACGGCCACCAGGGGTTGTTTCAGGGTTACCAAACATAACCCCTACCTTTTCACGAATCTGGTTAATGAAGATTGCAATTGTTTTAGACTTATTGATTGCACCGGATAATTTCCGAAGTGCCTGAGACATTAAACGGGCCTGTAAGCCAACATGTGCATCTCCCATTTCGCCTTCGATTTCCGCTTTTGGAACTAGAGCAGCAACAGAGTCAATTACAAGAATATCTACAGCACCGCTTCGAACTAGCGCTTCAGCTATTTCAAGTGCCTGTTCACCAGTATCCGGCTGGGATAATAGAAGCTCATCAATGTTTACGCCAAGCTTTTGGGCATAAGCCGGGTCAAGAGCGTGCTCGGCATCAATGAATGCAGCCTGTCCGCCATTTGCCTGCACTTCTGCAATGGCATGAAGGGCAACTGTTGTTTTACCAGAGCTTTCAGGTCCATAAATTTCAATAATACGGCCTCTTGGGTATCCGCCAACACCTAAAGCGGCATCCAAAGCAAGGGAACCACTTGGACTTGTGGAAATTCTTGTTTCAATCTTTTCACCGAGCTTCATGATAGAGCCTTTACCAAATTGTTTTTCTATTTGCTTTAACGCCATTTCTAAGGCAGCCTGACGATCACTCACTATTTTTTTCCTCCTTTATATATAAAAAAGACAATGCTTGTTGTTTCAATCTAGGATTTTTATAACCTATATATAATATAACCTCTTTCCGCTCGTTTGTCGAGCAAAAAAACGAACATTCATTCGTTTTTTTTACAGGGCATTTTTTGCGTAAAAAGAGAGTATTCACTGGAGAATGTCTCTTTTTTAGAGGTCTTTTCTTGTAATAACTCTCAATTGAGCTATTATCTGACTATTTATATTTATCCATTTTGTTCCCCGGCAAAAAGACCGAAAAAAACACAGCAGCTTTTTAACAACGTGTTTACTTGTAAGGTACAAAACGGTAAATCGCAGACCAAATCAAATAGCAAATCACATAAACTGCAAAGTCTAAAAGGCTTAGAGATGCAACCTATCTCTAAGCCTTTTTTTGCTGAAACATCCGTAAGTTGTACAAATTCATACGACGCTAAAGCGAGTTTGGATCAATAAGCGGAGAAATTCCTCTTATTTAGGAAATAGCACTGAAAATAGCTTAAATAGAGGGAGAGATTCCCACTATTGACTGAAAAAACGTGAAAATAGTTACTTTTGCTTTGCTTAAACGTAAAAGCTCCGCTTATATACCCCGAATCGAGCTCTATTCTGCAGTATAACGGGAAAAGCTCCGCTTATTTTAAACATCACTGGTTACTCAATTAAGGATAAGTCTTCTTACTAAATCACAAATAATTCACACACCCCCAATAATGATTTCCTACCCTGTGATTTACGATCTGAATTAAGAAAAAATAAGCAATTAAAATTTGCGCAAATGTTGATAAATCAATAAAAAACGCACTGTGAATGATATCGTGAATTCAAGTGCGTTTTCATTTGTGTTTTACAATGTTTGCACCTTTAAAGTAAACCCGTTAGCTTTTTAAGCCTGCTGTATTTTCTTAAGTTTCTCTATTAAAAAGTGGCAGCCGTATTTAACAGCTCGAATTCTATTCGCTTCACGACTTCCGCCGAGGTTCAATTTTTCTGTAGTGACCGGCTGCCCCTTTATTGATATACCAATGTAGACGGTTCCTACCGGCTTACCTTCCAATTCATCAGGTCCTGCGACTCCCGTAAAGCTGATGCCAACATCAGCGTTTACCAGCTGTGCAACATTTTCAGCCAGTTCTTCAGCACATTTAGCACTGACCACACCATCCGTTTCGATGGTTTCCTTCTTTACATTTAAGACATCCTGTTTCACTTCGTTTGTATAACAAACAACTCCGCCTTTTAAAAAGCTTCCTGCACCGGGAATCGAGGTGAATTCCTGCTGAAATAAACCGCCGGTTAAGCTTTCTGCGCTAGAAATCGTCATTTGCTTCTCTTTAAGAAGCTTTGTCAGTTCTTTCATGAGAGAGGTATTATCATATCCATAAAAATACTTTCCGACCCGGCCTGAATTTCCTTTTCCGTTTCATCGAGCATTTTATTGGCTATTTCAAAAACAGCATGCTTTGCTGTCAACCTTAATGTCACCTCTCCATCGGAGGCAAGCGGAGCGATTGTTGGATTGCTCTGTTTATCAATTAAATCCTCAATCTCCGTTTCGAGCATTGCTTCGCCAATGCCAAAAAACCTTAAAACCCGTGACACAATTTGCTCATGAGACTGAAGCTCGCCCATAAGAGCAGCGTGACCGTATTTTAAAAACATCGGTTCCATTTCCTTTGGCGGCCTAGGAAGAAGCATATAAGTACGGCCATTCACAATCGTTTGCATTCCAGGTGCCATTCCATGGTCATTTTGAAGAACTTGGGATCCCTCAAGGATAATAGCCTGTTTTTTGTTATTTTCTGTCATTTCCCGATTTGTCCGTTCAAAATAAAGCTCTATCGATTTTAAGGCATTTTCATCCATAACGAGCTTTTTTCCGAGATGTTTTGCAATTGTCTCTTTTGTTAAATCATCCTTTGTCGGACCTAACCCTCCAGTCAGGATAATAAGATCCGAGCGTTTCTCAGCAACTTCAAGCACTGATTTTAACCGATCAGGATTATCTCCTACTACCGTATGATAAAAAACATTGATCCCCATTTCTGCAAGCTGTGCCGAGAGAAAACGGGCATTGGTATTTACGATTTGACCAAGCAACAATTCAGAGCCTACTGCAATAATTTCAGCATTCATGACTATTCACACCTCTGATTTCGATTGAAAAAGGCCGATCGCTAAACCAGGCCTCTTCTTGTTATTTTGAATTTTTAAATACATGCATATTTTTTGCGAAGTAATCCCATCCGGACCAAATTGTAAAGAACATTGCCACCCATAATGCGAGATCAGCAAATGGGAAGGAAATCATTTCAAAAAGAATATTATGCAGCAGCAAAGCTGAAATGGCGACAATCTGTGTCCAGGTTTTAATCTTTCCGAGCATATTAGCCGCTACTACTTCACCTTCTCCTGCAAGCAGCAGGCGCAATCCAGTGATTGCAAATTCCCTGCTGATAATGATGATGACAATCCATGAAGACGCCATATTAAGATCAACCAGGATAATCAATGCCGCTGAAACCAGCAGCTTATCAGCAAGAGGGTCTAAAAATTTACCCATATTGGTTACCAAATTATACTTGCGGGCTAAATGACCATCAACCCAATCGGTCGCTGAGGCAATGATAAACAGCAGCGCACCTGCCAAGTGGGTAACAGGCAAGTCTACACCCAAAAGGTGGATGGTGCCCCATTCGAATGGAACAAGCATGAGAATCATAAATAATGGGATTAACAGAATCCTTGATACAGTTATTTTATTAGGTAAATTCATTTTCTTTCCTCCAAGTAAAATTCAAAAGAGCAGAGTAAGCCGGCTATTGCTTCGGAACGTAGCTGATCGTAATTTTCTGGGAAACGACATCAGCAGGCGGCACTGCGTACTCAAGCTTTTGGCCATTGACGTATATTTCCGTATCGATAGTCCTTCCGACCACAATAAGCGCTTCGCTTTCTTTTGAAAGATCAACCGTCTGGCTGTCCGTTTTACCGGCTTCCAGCAACCCTTGAAAGAAGGAGTGACCTTTACCATTTTTAATATTTACCCACGTTTGCCCTGTAGAAACGACCTTGATTTCAAATTTGTCGGCATTTTTCAATTCATAGGATGAACGGCTTCCAGCGCTTTGTGTAACCGTTAATTCCTGCTTGGGCTCTTCTTTTACAGGGGTGTCTGTATTTTCATCCTTTTTTGATTCATCTTTCTTTTTCTTTTCGCTCTTTTTCTTTTCTTTTGCTTTATCTTTTTCAAGATTTGCAGATTTTTCAAAGTTAACCGGTTTGCTTTCTTTATTTACTGAATCATTTGAATTATCGCCAGCGTGCTGAGAGAAAAAGTAGTAAAGTAATGCAATTGCCCCTACAACAAAGACTCCAACCAATATTTTAGGCAGAAAATCAAATATTTTAGGGCTGCTAGTCGATATGCCCTTATGTGTCTTCACACGGGAAAGCTGCTCTGGCAAATCCTCATGGTGGGTAGCTGGGATTTCACTTTTATAGGTTTCAAAAATTTCATCTGGATCAAGCTGAACAGCTTCTGCATACTGTTTTATAAATGCACGCACATAAAAATTGCCTGGCATGCTTGAATAATTGCCTTCCTCTATGCCTATAAGATAACGCTTTTGGATTTTTGTGATAGTCTGTAAATCATCCAGGCTTAATCCCTTAGCTAATCGAGCTTCTTTTAGTCGAGTACCTAGTTCTGTCAACGATAACACCTTCCAATTTAAAAATCGAAATCCCCGAATTCTGATCCGGAAAATAAATTATTGTTTTCAACTAAATTATATGTAATTTCTTCTTCGGGATCATGGCGGAGCTCAATAATATAATCAAAATCCTCTAATGTGTACTCCGTATTTTGCACAAAAATATCTGGATGTTCGATTACTTTGATTGCCGGGAGCCTCATAATTTCCCGAACAAGCTGCCAATGCCGTTCACTTGCCCTTCTTGTCGAAACGATCCCGTCGAGTATAAACAAATTGTTTTCGTTATATTCGTCCTCAATAAGCTGGTTTCGAATGGTTTGTTTTAAAAGAGTGGAAGAAACAAACAGCCAGCGCTTATTGGCACACACACTTGAAGCAACAATTGATTCCGTTTTGCCTACCCTCGGCATCCCGCGAATGCCAATCAGTTTATGGCCTTCCTGCTTAAATAATTCTGCCATAAAATCAACCAATAATCCAAGCTCATCCCTTACAAAACGAAAAGTCTTCTTATCATCTGCATCACGCTGAATATATCTGCCGTGGCGTACAGCAAGCCTGTCCCTCAGTTTAGGCTCACGAAGTTTAATTACTTTTATTGTATCCATTGTATGTAATATTGACTCAAGCCGTTCGATCTGGTCATCGTCCTTGGCCAGTATAAGTAAACCCCGGCGTCCTTCATCCACACCATTGATCGTAACAATATTAATAGACAGCATTCCAAGAAGGGAGGAAATATCACCTAATAACCCAGGACGGTTTTTCTGAATTTCGTATTCCAAGTACCATTCTTTTTTCTCCATTTAACATACCCTCCTCAAAAAGCTGTTGGCGCAGCAGCCTGGAAATATAAAATATAAAACGACAAATTTCAACCATTTTATCTATTCCTAATAATAAATGATTTTAATAGAAGATGAAAGGAAAAACAAAAACAAGTGCTTAAGATGGAAGGAATCAGAATAAATAAAAAAAAGAGAGGAATCCCTCTCTTTTAGCGACTACCGTTATTTGAGATAAGCTTGACCATGATATTTGCGATTGCATGCTGTTCATCCTTATCCGCTACTGACCACAAATCGGAAAGAATTCTTTCTTGCTCATTTTTAGGCTCAACCTTGTTTGATAAATAACCACCTATTTGATAAGCAAGATCGCCGATTGCTTCTTTATTCATTCCAGCGCCTTCTGCATGATGAAGACGGTCTGCAAGGAAATCTTCCCATTGTTTCCAGTTGTCTAATACTGACATATTTTTAACCTCCTTTAAATTAGTACAAACTTATTTTGCAATGGAGAGGCCAAAAATATTCATTTTAAAAAGTTAATTTTTTATGTATACCATCCGCCATTGATGGCGAGCACCTGGCCAGTTATATACGATGATTGGTTGGAGGCAAGAAAAAAGACGCCTTCAGCCACCTCTTCAGGGAGAGCCATTCTGCCCATTGGTATTTCTTCTTGAAGCATTTCAAGGTCCTCTTCGCTAAATTCGCTCATCATTGGTGTTTTCACTGCCCCAGGCGCAATGGCGTTTACTCTTATGCCGTTCAATGCAACCTCCTTGCTCAACGCCTTTACAAAAGCGATTTGAGCACCCTTTGCAGCTGAATAGACCACCTCGCACGCACCACCCGTTTGCGCCAAATGGAAGAAATCACGATGATGCTTCCGGTCCGCTTGGAAATTAACTTAGGCAATAACTCCTTCGTCAAAAGCATTGGGCTGGTCACATGCAGCCTAATCAACTCGTCCGTTTCCTCCTGGCTTATATCAAGCAGCAGGCCATAATGGCTTTTGCCGCTGCAATGGATCATTACATCCAAATCAAAGATACCTGATGAAAGATCCTTATATCCATCAGGCTTTGAAAGGTCTGCCTTTACGGGTATAAACTCCCCCTTGTATACCTTTAACCTTTCAAGCAGTTCCTTTAAGGACTTTTCATTCTGAAAATAATGCAAATATAAATTGTACCCTTCCTTTGCAAGCTTTAAGGCAATAGCCTGCCCTATCCCTCCGCTTGCACCCGTAATCAGCGCATATTTGTTCACGTTCATCCCTACTTCCCCGGTAGCTTTGCTTTTATTTTAACCGACTGATGAAAATATAAAAAGGCGCCAAATGCGGCGCCTTGCTTTAACGGTTTGATCGCATGGGTTTCCCACTAACTAATTAATCCTTATTCGGAATCACCTGGCAGACAGAGAAGCGTTCTTCAGAAACCACTTCATTTGCAAGGTTTTCAACATCTTTAAGGGTGATTTTCTCCAGTGCAGGAACAACATCAAACAAATTCATATCATTAAAAGCGTATCGGGTAAATTGATTAGCAATATACTCCGGAGAATTCACGGCTCTTAAAAAGGCACCAATTTTTTTCTTAATGCCCCTCTGCAGCTGATCCTCTGTAAACTTGTGTTCTTTCTTTGCGCTGAGAAGCATTTCCTTTAATGTTTCCGCAAGCCGGTCTGGCTCACGGGTGTCGCCTCCAACCATCGCAAAACCAAAGCCCTGTTCCTGTGTATAATCATAAGAAAACGATTCATCAATCAGACCATCGCTATAAAGCTTTTCGTAATTATCCGAGCTTTTTCCAAACAATAAATCCAGGAATATATTCATCGTCAGTTCGTTTTTTAAGAGCTCTTCCCCTGTCTGATCGACATGAAGCGCCTTGATTCCTAATAAACACTTGGATGTTTGGACATTCATTTTTAAAACCTGCTTTTTCTCCGCGGCTCCTGCAGGCTCTTCGTCAAACTTCCTTTTAATTTCAGGCATTTCTTTGTAATCTTTTTTCGCCTGATTCTCTCTGACCTGGTCCATTATCGCCGTTGGGTCGACAGGGCCGACAATAAAGAGAAGCATATTGCTTGGATGGTAAAAAGTACGATAGCATTCATACAGCAAATCACTTGTGATATGCGAAATCGATTCGATTGTCCCTGCAATGTCAATTTTGACAGGATGGTTTTGGTATAAATTCTGGATCAGCCCAAAATAAAGGCGCCAGTCAGGATTATCATCATACATCGTGATTTCCTGGCCGATAATGCCCTTTTCCTTTTCCACTGTTTTTTCAGTGAAATATGGATCCTGTACAAAATCAATCAGTGTTTCAAGATTTTTTTCAACTGTTGATGTACTTGAGAATAGGTACGCCGTTCTGGTAAAGGAGGTAAAGGCATTGGCTGATGCGCCCTGGCGGCTGAACTGCTGAAAAACATCGCCATCCTCCTTTTCAAAAAGCTTATGCTCCAAAAAGTGGGCAATTCCATCCGGTACCTTTACATACTCTTCTTTTCCAAGCGGGATAAAGTGATTATCAATCGACCCGTATTTAGTCGTAAATGTGGCATAGGTTTTATTGAATCCTTTTTTAGGCAGCACATAAACATTCAGGCCATTCTCCATTTTTTCAAAAAACAATTCTTCCTGAAGCTGGTCAAACGTAATCTTTTCCATTATTTGCCCACCTCCGTTCCTGTTAAGAAATAGATCGTATCCAAATCAATCTTCTCCGCAACCGCGACGATTTCTTCCTTTGTAATGTCCTGCATCCCGTTAAGCCAATCATCAAGAGGAATATCTTGGCCAGATACAACATTGTGG encodes:
- a CDS encoding stage V sporulation protein S; this translates as MDILKVSAKSNPNSVAGALAGVLREKGNAEIQAIGAGALNQAVKAVAIARGFVAPSGVDLICIPAFTDILIDGEERTAIKLIIEPR
- the recA gene encoding recombinase RecA, with the translated sequence MSDRQAALEMALKQIEKQFGKGSIMKLGEKIETRISTSPSGSLALDAALGVGGYPRGRIIEIYGPESSGKTTVALHAIAEVQANGGQAAFIDAEHALDPAYAQKLGVNIDELLLSQPDTGEQALEIAEALVRSGAVDILVIDSVAALVPKAEIEGEMGDAHVGLQARLMSQALRKLSGAINKSKTIAIFINQIREKVGVMFGNPETTPGGRALKFYSTVRLEVRRAEALKQGNDIVGNKTKIKIVKNKVAPPFRTAEVDIMYGEGISKEGETIDLGSDLDIVQKSGSWYSYNEERLGQGRENAKVFLKENPEIRLEIAKKIREHYGLDGEKVVTEEAEDPDQFELID
- the pgsA gene encoding CDP-diacylglycerol--glycerol-3-phosphate 3-phosphatidyltransferase → MNLPNKITVSRILLIPLFMILMLVPFEWGTIHLLGVDLPVTHLAGALLFIIASATDWVDGHLARKYNLVTNMGKFLDPLADKLLVSAALIILVDLNMASSWIVIIIISREFAITGLRLLLAGEGEVVAANMLGKIKTWTQIVAISALLLHNILFEMISFPFADLALWVAMFFTIWSGWDYFAKNMHVFKNSK
- a CDS encoding RodZ domain-containing protein — its product is MTELGTRLKEARLAKGLSLDDLQTITKIQKRYLIGIEEGNYSSMPGNFYVRAFIKQYAEAVQLDPDEIFETYKSEIPATHHEDLPEQLSRVKTHKGISTSSPKIFDFLPKILVGVFVVGAIALLYYFFSQHAGDNSNDSVNKESKPVNFEKSANLEKDKAKEKKKSEKKKKDESKKDENTDTPVKEEPKQELTVTQSAGSRSSYELKNADKFEIKVVSTGQTWVNIKNGKGHSFFQGLLEAGKTDSQTVDLSKESEALIVVGRTIDTEIYVNGQKLEYAVPPADVVSQKITISYVPKQ
- a CDS encoding YmfK family protein; translated protein: MEKKEWYLEYEIQKNRPGLLGDISSLLGMLSINIVTINGVDEGRRGLLILAKDDDQIERLESILHTMDTIKVIKLREPKLRDRLAVRHGRYIQRDADDKKTFRFVRDELGLLVDFMAELFKQEGHKLIGIRGMPRVGKTESIVASSVCANKRWLFVSSTLLKQTIRNQLIEDEYNENNLFILDGIVSTRRASERHWQLVREIMRLPAIKVIEHPDIFVQNTEYTLEDFDYIIELRHDPEEEITYNLVENNNLFSGSEFGDFDF
- a CDS encoding DUF3243 domain-containing protein, whose translation is MSVLDNWKQWEDFLADRLHHAEGAGMNKEAIGDLAYQIGGYLSNKVEPKNEQERILSDLWSVADKDEQHAIANIMVKLISNNGSR
- the yfmH gene encoding EF-P 5-aminopentanol modification-associated protein YfmH, whose product is MEKITFDQLQEELFFEKMENGLNVYVLPKKGFNKTYATFTTKYGSIDNHFIPLGKEEYVKVPDGIAHFLEHKLFEKEDGDVFQQFSRQGASANAFTSFTRTAYLFSSTSTVEKNLETLIDFVQDPYFTEKTVEKEKGIIGQEITMYDDNPDWRLYFGLIQNLYQNHPVKIDIAGTIESISHITSDLLYECYRTFYHPSNMLLFIVGPVDPTAIMDQVRENQAKKDYKEMPEIKRKFDEEPAGAAEKKQVLKMNVQTSKCLLGIKALHVDQTGEELLKNELTMNIFLDLLFGKSSDNYEKLYSDGLIDESFSYDYTQEQGFGFAMVGGDTREPDRLAETLKEMLLSAKKEHKFTEDQLQRGIKKKIGAFLRAVNSPEYIANQFTRYAFNDMNLFDVVPALEKITLKDVENLANEVVSEERFSVCQVIPNKD